In Gordonia sp. SL306, the genomic window AGATCCCCGGTGACATCGACGACATCTCGGACACCTTCGACATCGTCGAGTGGCAGGACGGTGTCCCGGAGTTGCTGGACGGTGTGGAGATCGTCCCGACAAAGGTCAACCATCCGCCCGAGACCTTCGGAATGCGCCTCACCGGCCCCGACGGGCAGGTGATCGCTTATAGCGGCGACACCGCGATGTGCGACGAGGTCGTCGACGTGGCCGCCGGCGCCGATATCTTCCTGTGCGAGGCGACCTGGACCCATGCACCGGACGAGCGACCGCCCAACCTGCATCTCTCGGGGTATGAGGCCGGTCAGATCGCCACCAAGGCCGGTGTGCGGTCGCTGGCATTGACGCATCTCGCGCCGTGGTTCGACGCGGAGGCCATCCTGAGCGAGGCACGCTCGACGTTCTCCGGACCGGTCGACCTGGTACGGCCCGGACAGGTTTTCGATCTCGTCCCCTGAGACCTTCCTCCGCCGGCAGGCCGATCGATCACCCGTCAGACGGATAGTTACAGTTGGGATCGTGACGACACGAGCTGACGGCAGGACCGACGACGAACTGCGACCGATCACCTTCACCCGCGGGTTCACGAGCCATCCGGCGGGCTCCGTGCTCGTCGAGTTCGGCCAGACCCGGGTGATGTGCACGGCCAGCGTGACCGAAGGCGTACCGCCCTGGCGTCGTGGTTCGGGTCTGGGCTGGCTGACCGCCGAGTACGCGATGCTCCCGTCGTCGACGCACGAGCGTTCGCGTCGCGAATCGGTCAAGGGCAAGATCGGCGGGCGGACCCACGAGATCAGCCGGCTCGTCGGACGCTCGTTGCGCGCGTGCATCGATCTGGCGGCGCTGGGCGAGAACACCATCGCCATCGACTGCGACGTCCTGCAGGCCGACGGGGGGACCCGGACAGCAGCGATCACCGGCGCCTACGTGGCACTTGCCGACGCCGTCACGTGGCTGGGTGCCGCCGAGCGGCTCAAGGACCCGCAACCGTTGTCGTGCATGATCGCGGCGGTCAGCGTGGGTGTCGTCGACGGTCGTGTCCGGCTCGACCTTCCCTACGAAGAGGATTCGCGGGCGGAGGTCGACATGAATGTGGTCGCCACCGACGCCGGCACCCTCGTGGAGGTGCAGGGGACGGGCGAGGGCGCGACGTTCCCGCGCGCCACCCTGGACAAGCTGCTCGACGTGGCGATGCTCGGGACCGAGCAGCTCTTCGCGGCGCAGCGCGACGTCTTGGCGCAGCCGTACCCGGGCGAGCTGCCCGGTTCGAAGCAATGACGACCGTCCTCGTCGCCAGCCGTAACGCCAAGAAGCTGGCCGAACTTCGGCGCGTGCTGGATGCCGCGGGGATCACCGGGATCGACGTTGTCGGCCTCGACGCCGTGCCCGAGTACCCGGAGGAGCCCGAAACCGGTGCGACCTTCGAGGAGAATGCGCTCATCAAGGCCGTGGCTGGTGCACGCGCAACCGGATTCGCTTGTCTTGCAGATGATTCCGGTCTGGCAGTGGACGCGTTGAACGGGATGCCGGGCGTCCTGTCGGCGCGCTGGTGCGGCCGCCACGGCGACGACCAGGCCAACAACGATCTCCTTCTGGCGCAGATCCACGACGTTCCCGACGATCGTCGTGGGGCGGCGTTCGTGTCGGCATGCGCACTGGTCGAGCCGTCGGGGGAGCAGACGGTCACGCGCGGTGAATGGCGGGGCAGGATGTTGCGAGCGCCGCGCGGGGACAACGGCTTCGGCTACGACCCGTTGTTCGTGCCGGACGACGACCTGGCAGGGGGGCGCTCATCGGGTGAGTTGTCGGGCGCGGACAAGGACGCGCTCAGCCATCGCGGTAAGGCCCTGGCACAGTTGGTTCCCGCACTCCGGGAGCTCGCCGCGCGCTGACAGAACGTCGGCCGTCAGCCTCGGTGGACGGCCAGCATGCGGGCGATCGAGTCGGGCCAGCGGTATCCGGAAGCCCGCCGCCGCGCAGCCGATTCGCGCTCTGGTCGTGGCAGAGTCAGCACCTGCTCGATGGCGTCGGCGAATGCGGCGGGCGAATTGGCCGCCAGCGCACCACAACTCGCGTCGACCATGCTTGCCACCGCCGACGACGTCGAGGCGACCACCGGCGTCCCCGATGCCAGGGACTCGAGCGCCGACAGGCAGAAGGTCTCGTGCGGGCCGGGCGCCAGGGAGATCTCGGTGGTGGCGAGCAACGCGGCGACCTGGCCACGATCGGCGACATGCCCCAGGAACGTGACCGGTAGATCGCGCGCCGCTCGTTGTAATGCGGGTCGTCGAGGTCCGTCGCCCGCGACGACGAGATGCACCTTGCGGCGTGCCTCGTGCAACCGTGCGATCGCCGCGATGCTGCGATCGGCCCGCTTCTCCGGCGACAGGCGCCCGCAGTGGGTGATCAACGTGGTCGTGTGGTCGGCGAACCGGGCGCCGACGGCGGGATCGGCGTGACGTGGGTCGAAGACGTCGAGGTCGACGCCGAGGGGAGCGTGTTCGACGTTGGTCGCGCCGATGCGGTCGAACTCGGCGGCCGCGAAGCCCGTGGTGCACACCACGGTGTCGAAGGAGCCGGCGGTTCTTCGGTTCGCCTCGTCGGCGAGTGCGCGCGCCAACGGGCCGGGCATGGTCATCGTGAGCAGTCGGTCGAGCCGCTCGTGCGACACCATCGTCGAGTGGATGTCGCGCCGGCGCGCCCATCGGCCGAAACCGCGAAGGGTGAGGCGATCCGACACCTCGAGTGCGTCGGGACGGAGATGGCCGAGGATGTCGGCCACCCGCCTGGCCGGTGCGACACGGTAGCCGCCCGATAACGGGAGGCGTGGCGCGCTCACCGAAATCCGCCGGACCCCGCTGGGAAGGGTCTCGGCGTGGTCGTCGACGCCGGGAACCACCAGGATCACCTCGTGACCGTCGGCCACGTACCCGGCGCCCCAGCGGTCGATCGCGGTGCGCAGTCCACCCGACCGGGCCCCGTAGAAGTTGGCGAGCTGCACGATGCGCACCCGTTCAATGTGGTCGGACCGGGGTGAACCCGTGCCGACGCTCGCACCACGAGCTGTCGATCAGCCCGTGAACACCTCGCCGATCGGGTACCGC contains:
- a CDS encoding glycosyltransferase, which produces MRIVQLANFYGARSGGLRTAIDRWGAGYVADGHEVILVVPGVDDHAETLPSGVRRISVSAPRLPLSGGYRVAPARRVADILGHLRPDALEVSDRLTLRGFGRWARRRDIHSTMVSHERLDRLLTMTMPGPLARALADEANRRTAGSFDTVVCTTGFAAAEFDRIGATNVEHAPLGVDLDVFDPRHADPAVGARFADHTTTLITHCGRLSPEKRADRSIAAIARLHEARRKVHLVVAGDGPRRPALQRAARDLPVTFLGHVADRGQVAALLATTEISLAPGPHETFCLSALESLASGTPVVASTSSAVASMVDASCGALAANSPAAFADAIEQVLTLPRPERESAARRRASGYRWPDSIARMLAVHRG
- the rph gene encoding ribonuclease PH, producing MTTRADGRTDDELRPITFTRGFTSHPAGSVLVEFGQTRVMCTASVTEGVPPWRRGSGLGWLTAEYAMLPSSTHERSRRESVKGKIGGRTHEISRLVGRSLRACIDLAALGENTIAIDCDVLQADGGTRTAAITGAYVALADAVTWLGAAERLKDPQPLSCMIAAVSVGVVDGRVRLDLPYEEDSRAEVDMNVVATDAGTLVEVQGTGEGATFPRATLDKLLDVAMLGTEQLFAAQRDVLAQPYPGELPGSKQ
- the rdgB gene encoding RdgB/HAM1 family non-canonical purine NTP pyrophosphatase; this translates as MTTVLVASRNAKKLAELRRVLDAAGITGIDVVGLDAVPEYPEEPETGATFEENALIKAVAGARATGFACLADDSGLAVDALNGMPGVLSARWCGRHGDDQANNDLLLAQIHDVPDDRRGAAFVSACALVEPSGEQTVTRGEWRGRMLRAPRGDNGFGYDPLFVPDDDLAGGRSSGELSGADKDALSHRGKALAQLVPALRELAAR
- a CDS encoding cyclic nucleotide-degrading phosphodiesterase; its protein translation is MRLTVLGCSGSVGGPGAACSGYLLSTEGRRPVLIDCGPGVLGELQKVVDPVDVDVVLSHLHADHCLDLPAMLVWRRYAPCPAPCRARLYGPPGTALRVGAASAEIPGDIDDISDTFDIVEWQDGVPELLDGVEIVPTKVNHPPETFGMRLTGPDGQVIAYSGDTAMCDEVVDVAAGADIFLCEATWTHAPDERPPNLHLSGYEAGQIATKAGVRSLALTHLAPWFDAEAILSEARSTFSGPVDLVRPGQVFDLVP